The DNA sequence AATTAATCTGCAGTTTAACCTGTTCAGTCTGTTTGTCTTTAAGAAGGGCAGCGAGCTTTTCAAGGGCATCTTTCTTATTCAGTAGCTGGCTTCTTTCAGCAGTAGAAGTGATTGTAATACCGGTAGGAATATGGATAATTCTTACACCAGTTTCAACTTTATTTACGTTCTGACCACCTTTACCTCCACAGTGGAATCGTTCAAAGCGGATGTTCTGATCGGTGCATACTACTTCCTGCTCTGGTATGATGCTGACATCTACAAACCAGTTTTTTCGTTTATGATGAGGTCTAAAGGGACTCTGGCAAATCCACTGTACAGTCCCTTCGAGATGGCTTAAATCTTCTTCCGTCTCAAACATGATGGAAGTGCAGCTGTCGCTGAATCTTGATTTGTGTGAACTGATTTCTTTAATATCTGGGTATTCTTTTTTTAGGCATTCGAATAATTTGCAGACTGCAAGTTCGCATTCTGCAGGTCCCTGGCCTGAACTAATTTGTACTATCATTCTTTTGTATCCTTTCGGTTTTAAGTAATGTTTGTGAGTCGATGGTAGGAATAAGTCCTTCAGCACCGGCTCTTAAGTAAATATATTTCTTAATCCATAATGGTTCATTCTCAATATTATCGAGAAGTTTCTTGATGCTGCGTTTGCCAATTCTTCTGTCCATAATTGCAAGCATACGATAGAAGTAATCATCGCCATTAATTGCATCGTGAATATTTATCTCGTTGATATATATATGGATTCTTGGCATGAGCTTATAGATGTCTACCATACCAGTTTCTCTTATAGCATATAATCCAGCGTCACGGTCTTTGGCATAGTATTCTTGCCAGTATTCATCACCAGATAGATCATAATTCATATGCTCATTCATATATTCTCCTGCAGCGCTGTAGAACATTGGATTTGAGGCAAACCAGGTCTTTTTATCAACATGGATATAGAATACCGGCATTTCAGTACACCATTTATATGGGGTGGATGTGTAGACCATGAAATTGTAATTGACTCTGTTTTTAAGGCAATCTGTAAGTCGGTCATTAAGAGCCTTTCTTGTTTTGCTCCACATTATGCGTAACGTTCCTTTCGATTGATTTGCTCGTTATACTGTTTCTTTTTATTTATGTATCTCACTTTAGCACGAGGGTAGTATTTATCGCAGTGCTGACGGTATCCTGACTGGCATGCTTCTCTGCCTTTCTGACCTTCTCCAAATGCTACATAGTAATTATAAGGTGTTTCTCTGTAATGCGCCATGATTAATACCTTCTTTCGTTCTGTTTAGTTGCCACTGGCCTTGAAGTTATAAATAGGCTTGATGACTTTTTCGATTGTTACCGTATCTGTAATGACTTCCGCAATAGCATCAATGTTTCTGTATGCAAAAGGGGCTTCATCTAAAGTGTCCCTGCTGATGCAGGAAGAGTAGATTCCTTTCATGGAACTTTTGAAGCTTGATACTGTAAAGCTTGTTTTGACATCTTCGCGTTTCATGATTCTTCCGGCTCCATGAGGAGCAGAGTAGTTCCAGTCGGGATTTCCTTTGCCTGTACCAAGAATTACACCATCACGCATATTAATCGGGATAATTACCGGTTCACCTTCTCTTGCAGAAATAGCTCCTTTTCTAATAATTGGATTCGCATAGGAAAAGTCTACATAATTGTGGATACAGCTATATGAATCGAGCATTTTCCACTTCATGCCTTTTACGATTTCATCGACCATTATTTCTCTGTTAAGAGTTGCAAAATCTTGTACAATAGCAAGATCACGAAGATAATCATCCATGAGTGTTTTTTCAAGATATGTAAGCTCATAGGGGATATCAATCCCTTGTTCTTTTAAAGACTTTTGACCTACTTGAAGATAATGCTCAGTAACTTCATAGCCTAAGTGTCTGCTTCCTGAGTGGATAATGAGATAAGTATTATTTTTATCATCCTGGTCAAGCTCGATGAAGTGATTACCGCCTCCAAGAGTTCCGAGGCTAAGCAGGGCCTTTTTTTCATTGATGTGCTTGTAGCAACGAAGAGTAGTGAAGTCGAAATCTAAAGCTTTATGATACGCTTTGTTTCTAGTTTCAAATCCGGAGGGGACATTTTCTCTGATAACGGTATCAAGTCTCTGAAATTCTTTGACTTTACCTTTTACCTTGGCAAGTGTCATCCCACATCCGATATCTACCCCAATTACATTAGGAAGAACTCTTTTACCGAGAGTGGATGTAAAGCCAATAGTACCGACTTTCCCAGGGTGAACATCCGGCATCACTCTGATTTGACAGCCTTCATAGGCTTTGTTGTCGCATAAATTCTGAAGCTGAGCGATGGCATAGTCATCGATACTATGTTCAGTTGTATTTGTGTTGAAAATTGTTGCAGAGGTATAGACCCCATTGATTGTTCTCATAATGAATTCCTTTCTGAAATGAGGTGCTGCCGAAAAATAGGCACAAAAAGAACACCTCAAAGATAAGAGGTGCCGGAATCCAAAACAATCAGGGATTAGAAATATAGATTAGTCCCTATATGTACAAGCGGACAACCGGACCTCTGTTATTAGCTGTTAAATTGTTTGATAATGAGTTAGTGTGTTTCATGATTGTCCTCCTTTCGTGATAGGTGTTAAAAAGTTACATTGTTGAGAGTATACCACAGATTTAATGAAAATGCACTAAACTTGTGGTTCACTTTATATGCATATTATATCGGCAGAGAATGACAGAATATGACACTCTGAAAAGAAATTAAAAAAAGTGCGAAAAATTTTGTTCTATTTCTGTAATCACGATTTTCAGGCTCCAAGTACATATTAGAAGGTTGAGTAGACCTTACTAATTATGGAAAGGAGCTTTTTGTATGACAGAGCAGAAGAAACAGAATCTCTCTGATCCGAAGGTGCGTAAAAGATTTGTTACTTACAAGGAAGCAACAGAACTTTACAGTATGGGTCTTACAAGAGTTCAGGAGCATGCGAAGGTAGCCGGAGCAACTTACAAGATGGGAAATAAAGTGCTTGTAAATACAGATATCTTTGAAGCATACCTTGAACAGTTTAGAATACCTGGAGATTATGAGGGGATGGCAAAGAAATATATTCCGGATTTGGCTGGTTTATACCGATAAAAATTTTCAATTAAATGTTAAACAAATGTT is a window from the Roseburia sp. 499 genome containing:
- the prfH gene encoding peptide chain release factor H, whose translation is MIVQISSGQGPAECELAVCKLFECLKKEYPDIKEISSHKSRFSDSCTSIMFETEEDLSHLEGTVQWICQSPFRPHHKRKNWFVDVSIIPEQEVVCTDQNIRFERFHCGGKGGQNVNKVETGVRIIHIPTGITITSTAERSQLLNKKDALEKLAALLKDKQTEQVKLQINSAWREHTRIVRGNPIRTYEGKAFKLKA
- a CDS encoding SF0329 family protein codes for the protein MWSKTRKALNDRLTDCLKNRVNYNFMVYTSTPYKWCTEMPVFYIHVDKKTWFASNPMFYSAAGEYMNEHMNYDLSGDEYWQEYYAKDRDAGLYAIRETGMVDIYKLMPRIHIYINEINIHDAINGDDYFYRMLAIMDRRIGKRSIKKLLDNIENEPLWIKKYIYLRAGAEGLIPTIDSQTLLKTERIQKNDSTN
- a CDS encoding RtcB family protein, which produces MRTINGVYTSATIFNTNTTEHSIDDYAIAQLQNLCDNKAYEGCQIRVMPDVHPGKVGTIGFTSTLGKRVLPNVIGVDIGCGMTLAKVKGKVKEFQRLDTVIRENVPSGFETRNKAYHKALDFDFTTLRCYKHINEKKALLSLGTLGGGNHFIELDQDDKNNTYLIIHSGSRHLGYEVTEHYLQVGQKSLKEQGIDIPYELTYLEKTLMDDYLRDLAIVQDFATLNREIMVDEIVKGMKWKMLDSYSCIHNYVDFSYANPIIRKGAISAREGEPVIIPINMRDGVILGTGKGNPDWNYSAPHGAGRIMKREDVKTSFTVSSFKSSMKGIYSSCISRDTLDEAPFAYRNIDAIAEVITDTVTIEKVIKPIYNFKASGN
- a CDS encoding DUF6462 family protein — protein: MTEQKKQNLSDPKVRKRFVTYKEATELYSMGLTRVQEHAKVAGATYKMGNKVLVNTDIFEAYLEQFRIPGDYEGMAKKYIPDLAGLYR